One segment of Thermus oshimai DSM 12092 DNA contains the following:
- a CDS encoding ABC transporter ATP-binding protein: MAKVRLEHVWKRFGKVVAVKDFNLETEDGEFVVFVGPSGCGKTTTLRMIAGLEEISEGRIYIGDRLVNDVPPKDRDIAMVFQNYALYPHMNVYENMAFGLRLRRYPKDEIDRRVKEAARILKIEHLLNRKPRELSGGQRQRVAMGRAIVREPKVFLMDEPLSNLDAKLRVEMRAEIAKLQRRLGVTTIYVTHDQVEAMTLGHRIVVMKDGEVQQVDTPLNLYDFPANRFVAGFIGSPSMNFIKARVELQGERAYLVAPGFRLRTNPILGEALRPYGGKEVWLGVRPEHLGLKGYTVIPEEENVLRGEVEVVEPLGAETEIHVSVDGTLLVAKVDGHAPVRVGDKVELLADLSRLHAFDPETEKAIGHAQERAAVRSL, encoded by the coding sequence ATGGCCAAGGTCAGGCTGGAGCACGTGTGGAAGCGCTTCGGCAAGGTGGTGGCGGTCAAGGACTTCAACCTGGAGACGGAGGACGGGGAGTTCGTAGTCTTCGTGGGGCCTTCGGGCTGCGGGAAGACCACCACCTTGCGCATGATCGCCGGGCTGGAGGAGATCTCCGAGGGCCGGATCTACATCGGCGACCGCCTGGTGAACGACGTCCCCCCCAAGGACCGGGACATCGCCATGGTCTTCCAGAACTACGCCCTCTACCCCCACATGAACGTCTACGAGAACATGGCCTTCGGCCTCCGCCTCCGCCGCTACCCCAAGGACGAGATTGACCGCAGGGTGAAGGAGGCGGCCCGGATCCTGAAGATCGAGCACCTCCTAAACCGCAAGCCCCGGGAGCTTTCCGGCGGGCAGCGGCAGCGGGTGGCCATGGGCCGGGCCATCGTGCGGGAGCCCAAGGTCTTCCTCATGGACGAACCCCTTTCCAACCTGGACGCCAAGCTCCGGGTGGAGATGCGGGCGGAGATCGCCAAGCTCCAGCGCCGGCTTGGGGTCACCACCATCTACGTGACCCACGACCAGGTGGAGGCCATGACCCTGGGCCACCGCATCGTGGTCATGAAGGACGGGGAGGTCCAGCAGGTGGACACCCCTCTAAACCTCTACGACTTCCCCGCCAACCGCTTCGTGGCGGGCTTCATCGGAAGCCCCTCCATGAACTTCATCAAGGCCCGGGTGGAGCTCCAGGGGGAAAGGGCCTACCTGGTGGCCCCCGGCTTCCGCCTCCGCACCAACCCCATCCTGGGCGAGGCCCTCAGGCCCTACGGGGGCAAGGAGGTGTGGCTGGGGGTGAGGCCCGAGCACCTGGGGCTTAAGGGCTACACGGTCATCCCCGAGGAGGAGAACGTCCTCCGGGGGGAGGTGGAGGTGGTGGAGCCTTTGGGGGCGGAGACGGAGATCCACGTGAGCGTGGACGGCACCCTCCTGGTGGCCAAGGTGGACGGGCACGCCCCGGTGCGGGTGGGGGACAAGGTGGAGCTCCTGGCCGACCTCTCCCGCCTCCACGCCTTTGACCCGGAGACGGAGAAGGCCATCGGCCACGCCCAGGAAAGGGCGGCCGTCCGGTCCTTATGA
- the mscL gene encoding large conductance mechanosensitive channel protein MscL — protein sequence MLKGFKDFLMRGNVVDLAVAVVIGGAFGQVVNSLVADVLTPLIGALGGAPDFSAIKLGPMALGKFINALVNFVVVAAAIYFLVVVPMQEVSRRLKKEEAQAAPPPPPEEVRLLREILKELRKRA from the coding sequence ATGCTAAAGGGATTCAAGGATTTCCTCATGCGGGGCAACGTGGTGGACCTGGCGGTGGCGGTGGTCATCGGCGGGGCCTTCGGCCAGGTGGTGAACTCCCTGGTGGCGGACGTCCTCACCCCCCTCATTGGGGCCCTGGGGGGCGCGCCCGATTTTTCCGCCATCAAGCTCGGGCCTATGGCGTTGGGGAAGTTTATCAACGCCCTGGTGAACTTCGTGGTGGTGGCCGCGGCCATCTACTTCCTGGTGGTGGTGCCCATGCAGGAGGTGAGCCGCCGCTTGAAGAAGGAGGAAGCCCAGGCCGCGCCCCCGCCCCCGCCGGAGGAGGTCCGGCTCCTTAGGGAGATCCTGAAGGAGCTCAGGAAGAGGGCTTAA
- a CDS encoding pyridoxal-phosphate-dependent aminotransferase family protein has protein sequence MDWLLTPGPVRLHPKALEALARPQLHHRTEPARALFLRARTLLKAAFRTEGEVLLLTGSGTLAMEALVRGLFAPGERVLVPVYGKFSERFWEIAEAAGLSVDRLDYPYGRVPRPEDVAKGGYRGLLLVHSETSTGALVDLPALAQAFKAENPEGLVGADMVTSLLVKEVALEAFGVDAAASGSQKGLMCPPGLGFVALSPRALEALRPAGYYLDLTRELRAQREGESAWTPAINLVGAVAAVLEEILPRLEEHLALKAWQNDLLYRVGEELGLRAVPEVRSPAVAAFYLPEGVPYGRVKEAFARRGAVIAGGQGPLKGRIFRLSLMGHYTRYEALGVAALFREALADILPPS, from the coding sequence ATGGACTGGCTCCTCACCCCTGGCCCCGTGCGGCTCCACCCCAAGGCCCTGGAGGCCCTGGCCCGGCCCCAGCTCCACCACCGCACGGAGCCCGCCCGGGCCCTTTTCCTGCGGGCGCGGACCCTCCTCAAGGCGGCCTTCCGCACGGAAGGGGAGGTCCTCCTCCTCACGGGAAGCGGCACCCTGGCCATGGAGGCTTTGGTGCGGGGGCTCTTCGCCCCCGGAGAAAGGGTCTTGGTCCCGGTCTACGGCAAGTTCTCCGAGCGCTTTTGGGAGATCGCCGAGGCCGCGGGGCTTTCCGTGGACCGGCTGGACTACCCCTACGGCCGGGTCCCCCGCCCGGAGGACGTGGCCAAGGGGGGCTACCGGGGCCTCCTCCTTGTCCACTCCGAGACCTCCACCGGGGCCCTCGTGGACCTTCCCGCCCTGGCCCAGGCCTTCAAGGCGGAAAACCCCGAGGGCCTGGTGGGGGCGGACATGGTCACGAGCCTCCTGGTGAAAGAGGTGGCCCTGGAGGCGTTTGGGGTGGACGCGGCCGCCTCGGGGAGCCAGAAGGGCCTCATGTGCCCCCCGGGCCTGGGCTTCGTGGCCCTTTCGCCCAGGGCCCTGGAGGCCTTGCGCCCAGCGGGCTACTACCTGGACCTCACCCGGGAGCTTAGGGCCCAACGGGAAGGGGAGAGCGCCTGGACCCCGGCCATCAACCTGGTGGGGGCGGTGGCCGCGGTGCTGGAGGAGATCCTGCCCCGCCTAGAGGAGCACCTGGCCCTCAAGGCCTGGCAGAACGACCTCCTCTACCGGGTGGGGGAGGAGCTTGGGCTAAGGGCGGTGCCCGAGGTGAGAAGCCCCGCGGTGGCCGCCTTTTACCTGCCCGAAGGGGTGCCCTATGGAAGGGTGAAGGAGGCCTTCGCCCGGCGGGGCGCGGTGATCGCCGGGGGGCAGGGGCCCTTAAAGGGCCGGATCTTCCGCCTCTCCCTCATGGGCCACTACACCCGCTACGAGGCCCTAGGGGTGGCGGCCCTTTTCAGGGAAGCCCTTGCCGATATTCTTCCACCTTCCTAA
- a CDS encoding TIGR01440 family protein, with protein MEGIRKQAEGAIREFLELFPMPKGSLFVLGGSTSEVLGEKVGTRPSLEAAEAILEGLLPPLLERGVWVAVQGCEHLNRALVVERQAALAYGLEEVTVFPHPKAGGSLATVAFLRFQDPVMVASLRAQAHGGMDIGGVLIGMHLRPVAVPLRLSVRRIGEAVLLAAKTRPPLIGGGRAVYTREEMLRKVEEYRQGLP; from the coding sequence ATGGAAGGCATCCGCAAGCAGGCGGAAGGGGCCATCCGGGAGTTCCTGGAGCTCTTCCCCATGCCCAAGGGAAGCCTCTTCGTCCTCGGGGGGTCCACCAGCGAGGTCCTGGGGGAAAAGGTGGGGACGAGGCCCAGCCTCGAGGCCGCAGAGGCCATCCTGGAGGGCCTCCTCCCCCCCCTTCTGGAGCGGGGGGTGTGGGTGGCGGTGCAGGGGTGCGAGCACCTGAACCGGGCCCTGGTGGTGGAAAGGCAGGCGGCCTTGGCCTATGGCCTGGAGGAGGTCACGGTCTTCCCCCACCCCAAGGCCGGGGGGAGCCTGGCCACGGTGGCCTTCCTCCGCTTCCAGGACCCGGTGATGGTGGCCTCCCTAAGGGCCCAGGCCCACGGGGGGATGGACATCGGGGGGGTCCTCATCGGGATGCACCTCCGCCCGGTGGCCGTGCCCCTACGGCTTTCCGTGCGAAGGATTGGGGAGGCGGTGCTCCTCGCCGCCAAAACCCGCCCGCCCCTCATCGGGGGAGGGCGGGCGGTCTACACCCGGGAGGAGATGCTTAGGAAGGTGGAAGAATATCGGCAAGGGCTTCCCTGA
- a CDS encoding branched-chain amino acid ABC transporter permease, producing MYALSKRLTDGFSRRFARAVRETYREDEAYASTPLGRLALLGFLLLLFLLPLLLGPYPMYVLTLVAIGALSALGLHLLVGGAGQISLGHAAFMGVGAYTASHLFGPLAPLGVLLGGALSALLGLLLGLPSLRIKGVYLAIATLAFQFLADYAFKNWEAATGGIRGRTLPPAELLGFSLGNAESLWYLVLLFALPLFFYGKRLLSTRAGRAFRAVRDNDLSARVAGVDLVRTKLFAFALSAFYAGVAGGLLANLYKAVTPEYFPLSVSIQYLAMVIVGGAGTVLGAVLGAFFVLLIPEVLNSFVGALGPQYAAALAAWRNVVFGLLILLFLILEPLGLVGLWGRVRDYFRTWPLPY from the coding sequence ATGTACGCCCTCTCCAAGCGCCTCACCGATGGCTTCAGCCGCCGTTTTGCCCGGGCGGTGCGGGAAACCTACCGGGAGGACGAGGCCTACGCCAGCACCCCCTTGGGGCGGCTCGCCCTTCTCGGCTTCCTTCTCCTCCTCTTCCTCCTCCCCCTCCTCCTCGGGCCCTACCCCATGTACGTCCTCACCCTGGTGGCCATCGGGGCCCTAAGCGCCCTGGGCCTCCACCTCCTGGTGGGGGGGGCGGGGCAGATCTCCTTGGGCCACGCGGCCTTCATGGGGGTGGGGGCCTACACCGCAAGCCACCTCTTTGGGCCCCTTGCCCCCTTGGGGGTGCTCCTCGGGGGGGCGCTTTCCGCCCTCCTCGGCCTCCTCCTCGGCCTCCCCTCCTTGAGGATCAAGGGGGTGTACCTGGCCATCGCCACCCTGGCCTTCCAGTTCCTGGCGGACTACGCCTTCAAGAACTGGGAGGCGGCCACGGGGGGGATCCGGGGCCGCACCCTGCCCCCGGCGGAGCTTCTGGGCTTCTCCCTGGGAAACGCGGAAAGCCTTTGGTACCTGGTCCTCCTCTTCGCCCTGCCCCTTTTCTTCTACGGCAAGCGCCTCCTCTCCACCCGCGCGGGGCGGGCCTTCCGGGCGGTGCGGGACAACGACCTCTCCGCCCGGGTGGCGGGGGTGGACCTGGTGCGGACCAAGCTCTTCGCCTTCGCCCTTTCCGCCTTCTACGCGGGGGTGGCGGGGGGCCTCCTGGCCAACCTCTACAAGGCCGTGACCCCGGAGTACTTCCCCCTTTCCGTGAGCATCCAGTACCTGGCCATGGTCATCGTGGGCGGGGCGGGGACGGTCCTGGGGGCGGTGCTCGGGGCCTTTTTCGTCCTCCTCATCCCCGAGGTGCTGAATAGCTTCGTGGGCGCCCTCGGGCCCCAGTACGCGGCGGCCCTGGCCGCCTGGCGGAACGTGGTCTTCGGCCTCCTCATCCTCCTCTTCCTCATCCTGGAACCCTTGGGCCTGGTGGGGCTTTGGGGGAGGGTAAGGGACTACTTCCGCACCTGGCCCCTCCCCTACTAG
- a CDS encoding AMP-binding protein yields MKGTLLEYLHRNAETQPHAPALRVKRLGVWQKTSWRALWEKVLGLAAGLRALGLREGEVLAILGHNAPEWVEAELAAQALGALPMGIYADAMPEEVGYFLEFTGARGIVVSDEEQLDKVYPHLHLLDFVLVWEEAGMSRHFRGKVRRFSEAFLDPKEALPHVAKRRPEETALLAPTSGTTGRSKLAMLSHQNLIAGHLALREALGFQKGAWVFSYLPLPWIGEQMLTVVQALLEGSVVHFPEDPLTLREDLKEVQPDFFLAPPRLWEDMASLVQSRMADADPLKAFFFRAGMAALLEGARREFRGEKVGPWLELKRALFYPLIARPLRARLGLAACRIAVTGGAPLGPEVFTFFRALGVDIRQVYGQSETAAATTAHRTGDAPPETVGPPLPGTEVRLSEEGEILVRGPQVFQGYFKGEKATEEAFTEDGFLRTGDAGALDERGHLIVLGRVKEVGALLDGTRFAPQFLENRLKYSPYIREAIVLGHGKPYVTALIEIDPENVQNWARRRGIPFTTYLSLTERPEVRALIAEEIRMVNRTLPEKLRIQRFAILPKELHPDDEEITRTRKVRRQVVEARYAPVLQALYGEGGRVEVTLPIRYLEGEGRLEASLEVQEV; encoded by the coding sequence GTGAAGGGAACGCTTCTGGAATATCTCCATCGTAACGCGGAGACCCAGCCCCACGCCCCCGCCCTCCGGGTGAAGCGGCTTGGGGTCTGGCAGAAGACCTCCTGGAGGGCGCTTTGGGAGAAGGTCTTGGGCCTGGCCGCGGGGCTTAGGGCGTTAGGGCTTAGAGAGGGGGAGGTCCTGGCCATCCTGGGCCACAACGCCCCCGAGTGGGTGGAGGCGGAGCTCGCGGCCCAGGCCCTGGGGGCCCTCCCCATGGGCATCTACGCCGACGCCATGCCCGAGGAGGTGGGCTACTTCCTGGAGTTCACCGGGGCCAGGGGCATCGTGGTCTCGGACGAGGAGCAGCTGGACAAGGTCTACCCCCACCTGCACCTTTTGGACTTCGTCCTGGTGTGGGAGGAGGCGGGGATGAGCCGCCACTTCCGGGGGAAGGTCAGGCGCTTCAGCGAGGCCTTCCTGGACCCCAAGGAGGCCCTCCCCCACGTGGCGAAGCGCCGCCCGGAGGAGACGGCCCTCCTCGCCCCCACCTCGGGCACCACGGGGCGGAGCAAGCTGGCCATGCTCTCCCACCAAAACCTCATCGCCGGCCACCTGGCCCTCAGGGAGGCCCTGGGCTTCCAGAAGGGGGCTTGGGTCTTCAGCTACCTCCCCCTCCCCTGGATCGGGGAGCAGATGCTCACCGTGGTCCAGGCCCTCCTCGAGGGCTCGGTGGTCCACTTCCCCGAAGACCCCTTGACCCTCCGGGAGGACCTCAAGGAGGTCCAGCCCGACTTCTTCCTGGCCCCCCCCAGGCTTTGGGAGGACATGGCGAGCCTGGTGCAAAGCCGCATGGCGGACGCGGACCCCCTTAAGGCCTTCTTCTTTCGGGCGGGGATGGCGGCCCTCCTGGAGGGGGCCAGGCGGGAGTTCAGGGGGGAAAAGGTGGGGCCTTGGCTGGAGTTGAAGCGGGCCCTCTTCTACCCCCTCATCGCGAGGCCCCTCCGGGCCCGGCTCGGCCTTGCCGCCTGCCGCATCGCGGTGACGGGGGGGGCGCCCTTGGGCCCCGAGGTCTTCACCTTCTTCCGCGCCCTGGGGGTGGACATCCGCCAGGTCTACGGCCAGTCGGAGACCGCCGCGGCCACCACCGCCCACCGCACGGGGGACGCCCCCCCGGAGACCGTGGGCCCCCCCCTGCCGGGGACGGAGGTACGCTTGAGCGAGGAGGGGGAGATCCTGGTACGGGGGCCCCAGGTCTTCCAGGGCTACTTCAAGGGGGAAAAGGCCACGGAGGAGGCCTTCACCGAGGACGGCTTCCTGCGCACGGGGGACGCGGGGGCGCTGGACGAGCGGGGCCACCTCATCGTCCTCGGGCGGGTGAAGGAGGTGGGGGCCCTCCTGGACGGGACCCGGTTCGCCCCCCAGTTCCTGGAAAACCGCCTGAAGTACTCCCCCTACATCCGCGAGGCCATCGTCCTCGGCCACGGGAAGCCCTACGTCACCGCCCTCATAGAGATAGACCCCGAGAACGTCCAGAACTGGGCCCGGCGCCGGGGCATCCCCTTCACCACCTACCTCTCCCTCACGGAGCGCCCCGAGGTGCGCGCGCTCATCGCCGAGGAGATCCGCATGGTGAACCGGACCCTTCCCGAGAAGCTCCGCATCCAGCGCTTCGCCATCCTGCCCAAGGAGCTCCACCCCGACGACGAGGAGATCACCCGCACCCGCAAGGTGCGCCGCCAGGTGGTGGAGGCCCGCTACGCCCCCGTGCTCCAGGCCCTCTACGGGGAGGGCGGGCGGGTGGAGGTCACCCTCCCCATCCGCTACCTCGAGGGCGAGGGCCGGCTGGAGGCGAGCCTCGAGGTCCAGGAGGTCTAG
- a CDS encoding ABC transporter ATP-binding protein, which produces MGVILEAKDLHLSFRGVKALNGVSFRVEEGAFYAVIGPNGAGKTTLLNVLSGVYEPERGEVAFLGQSLKGKSPQERARMGLGRTFQGLELFRGMSVLDNVKLGAELALSVYPMGLPRAEREWALRAWAEEVLDYLHLSPYRHAPAGMLPYGLQKRVEVARALAGRPKLLLLDEPMAGLALEEKQDLARFLLDARLEWGVTLLWVEHDLRAVLELSDRVLVLSYGEVLYEGPPEGVREDPKVAEAYLGQA; this is translated from the coding sequence GTGGGTGTGATCCTGGAAGCCAAAGACCTCCACCTTTCCTTCCGAGGGGTGAAGGCCCTAAACGGAGTCTCCTTCCGGGTGGAGGAAGGGGCTTTCTACGCGGTCATCGGCCCGAACGGGGCCGGAAAGACCACCCTCCTCAACGTCCTTTCCGGGGTCTACGAGCCGGAGCGGGGGGAGGTGGCCTTCTTGGGGCAAAGCCTCAAGGGGAAAAGCCCCCAGGAACGGGCCCGGATGGGGCTTGGGCGCACCTTCCAGGGCCTCGAGCTCTTCCGGGGGATGAGCGTCCTGGACAACGTGAAGCTGGGGGCGGAGCTGGCCCTTTCCGTCTACCCCATGGGCCTGCCCCGGGCGGAGCGGGAGTGGGCCCTGCGCGCTTGGGCGGAGGAGGTCCTGGACTACCTCCACCTCTCCCCCTACCGCCACGCGCCAGCAGGCATGCTCCCCTACGGGCTCCAGAAAAGGGTGGAGGTGGCCCGGGCCCTGGCCGGGCGGCCCAAACTCCTCCTCCTGGACGAGCCCATGGCGGGGCTCGCCCTGGAGGAGAAGCAGGACCTGGCCCGCTTCCTTCTGGACGCCCGGCTGGAGTGGGGGGTTACCCTCCTTTGGGTGGAGCACGACCTAAGGGCGGTGCTGGAGCTATCCGACCGGGTGCTCGTCCTCTCCTACGGGGAGGTCCTCTACGAGGGCCCCCCGGAAGGGGTGAGGGAAGACCCCAAGGTGGCCGAGGCCTACTTAGGGCAAGCCTAG
- a CDS encoding ABC transporter ATP-binding protein, translating into MELLVENLKAVYRGVILALDGVSLRVGPGEAVALLGPNGAGKSTLVRAVAGLLPKFEGRVLDGHIRLNGQEATHLDPVRLSALGLTALLEGRPIFRHLTPLENLVAAGHRLSPKALKEGIEEVFARFPRLFERRNEQAGYLSGGEQQMLLLGMALLTEPKLLVVDEPSLGLAPKLVAEVMATLDALRREKGLSLLLVEQNARAALGVVDRVYVLERGRVVFEGDAKAAMADQDVMEFYLGKDVVGFREAKRYRRRKRWV; encoded by the coding sequence ATGGAGCTCCTGGTGGAAAACCTCAAGGCGGTCTACCGGGGGGTGATCCTGGCCCTGGACGGGGTGTCCCTCAGGGTGGGCCCGGGGGAGGCGGTGGCCCTTCTCGGGCCCAACGGGGCCGGGAAGAGCACCCTGGTGCGGGCGGTGGCCGGGCTCCTACCCAAGTTTGAAGGCCGGGTCCTGGACGGCCACATCCGCCTGAACGGCCAGGAGGCCACCCACCTGGACCCGGTCCGGCTCTCCGCCTTAGGGCTCACCGCCCTCCTGGAGGGCCGGCCCATCTTCCGCCACCTCACCCCCTTGGAGAACCTGGTGGCCGCGGGCCACCGCCTCTCCCCCAAGGCGCTTAAAGAGGGCATAGAGGAGGTCTTCGCCCGCTTCCCCCGCCTTTTTGAGCGCAGGAACGAGCAGGCGGGCTACCTCTCGGGCGGGGAGCAGCAGATGCTCCTCCTCGGCATGGCCCTCCTCACGGAGCCCAAGCTCCTGGTGGTGGACGAGCCCTCCTTGGGCCTTGCGCCTAAGCTGGTGGCGGAGGTCATGGCCACCCTGGACGCCCTAAGGCGGGAAAAGGGGCTAAGCCTCCTCCTCGTGGAGCAAAACGCCCGGGCCGCTTTGGGGGTGGTGGACCGGGTCTACGTGCTGGAGCGGGGCCGGGTGGTCTTTGAGGGGGACGCCAAGGCGGCCATGGCGGACCAGGACGTGATGGAGTTCTACCTGGGCAAGGACGTGGTGGGCTTCCGCGAGGCCAAGCGCTACCGGAGGAGGAAGCGGTGGGTGTGA
- a CDS encoding branched-chain amino acid ABC transporter permease: MTDLFPYLIGGLTNGALYGLLALGFVLVYRATSVVNFAIGEFLLVGAYLTYTLSLFLPLLPALLLALPPAFLFGLLVERGFVRPLLGRNVVAVIMATIGLAAVLDGGTQLVWGPDLKYLPTGLPELGFEAGGVFVPSRAVWNLLLALPVGLLLLYLLRRSRYGVLVRAISEREVAALALGIPTARILAAVWGLSALLATLAGALLAAASGVGYNLVFFGLKVFPVAILGGLDSVGGALVAGFLLGVLEALSQRYLEPVLPGFTEALPFLVVLLVLLVRPYGLFGQREIERV, translated from the coding sequence ATGACCGACCTCTTCCCCTACCTCATCGGGGGGCTCACCAACGGGGCGCTCTACGGGCTTTTGGCCCTGGGCTTCGTCCTGGTCTACCGGGCCACCAGCGTGGTGAACTTCGCCATCGGGGAGTTCCTCCTGGTGGGGGCCTACCTCACCTACACCCTAAGCCTTTTCCTGCCCCTCCTTCCGGCCCTCCTCCTGGCCCTGCCCCCCGCCTTCCTCTTCGGGCTCCTGGTGGAGCGGGGGTTCGTGCGCCCGCTCCTCGGGCGGAACGTGGTGGCGGTGATCATGGCCACCATCGGCCTGGCCGCGGTGCTGGACGGGGGCACCCAGCTCGTCTGGGGCCCCGACCTCAAGTACCTCCCCACGGGCCTTCCGGAGCTGGGGTTTGAGGCGGGGGGGGTGTTCGTGCCCTCGAGGGCCGTCTGGAACCTCCTCCTGGCCCTGCCCGTGGGGCTTCTGCTCCTCTACCTCCTCAGGCGAAGCCGCTACGGGGTCCTGGTGCGGGCCATCTCCGAGCGGGAGGTGGCCGCCCTGGCCCTTGGCATCCCCACGGCCCGCATCCTGGCCGCGGTCTGGGGGCTTTCCGCCCTCCTCGCCACCCTGGCGGGGGCCCTTCTGGCCGCGGCCAGCGGGGTGGGGTACAACCTGGTCTTCTTCGGCCTCAAGGTCTTCCCCGTGGCCATCCTGGGGGGGCTGGACTCCGTGGGGGGGGCGCTGGTGGCGGGGTTCCTCTTAGGGGTGCTGGAGGCCCTTTCCCAGCGCTACCTGGAGCCGGTCCTCCCCGGCTTCACCGAGGCCCTGCCCTTCCTGGTGGTCCTCCTGGTCCTCCTGGTGCGGCCCTACGGGCTTTTCGGACAGCGCGAGATTGAGAGAGTGTGA
- a CDS encoding ABC transporter substrate-binding protein, translated as MKRREFLQKVGVGSLLGLGMPFFARAQARPVKIATLLPLTGPFAFAGNAGREGFVDGVEYVNEVQGGIAGRRLELIVEDTGYDVAKGTAAFNRVLSRERPDELLFVYGDSTGLSKALAPEIARLALPYSATSFASELADPKTYPTIFVFGPTYNDMMEALLRQIRLEKARARIALVYSNTEFGRDPIPYAKERAKALGMEVVHEEVTPPAFTDATPIALNLRRANPDFVILQGYALSAEPLILRAAREQGLRAKFMGTYYSAELALIQRAGPAAEGFTVTYHNAYWYDTLVPIVDEMRKFRQRKGRDLSYRPTYYMGSLGVVLAVAEALRRAAGAGKLTRAGLVEYLEKLEDYNGLGLQRSYRFVNHRLPYTKLYRANVAKGRFDAITDWLTLA; from the coding sequence ATGAAGCGCAGGGAGTTTTTGCAGAAGGTGGGTGTGGGTTCGCTTTTAGGTCTAGGCATGCCCTTCTTCGCCCGGGCCCAGGCCCGGCCGGTGAAGATCGCCACCCTCCTCCCCCTCACCGGGCCCTTCGCCTTCGCGGGGAACGCGGGGCGGGAGGGGTTCGTGGACGGGGTGGAGTACGTGAACGAGGTCCAGGGGGGCATCGCCGGCCGCAGGCTGGAGCTCATCGTGGAGGACACGGGCTACGACGTGGCCAAGGGCACCGCGGCCTTCAACCGGGTGCTGAGCCGGGAGCGGCCCGACGAGCTCCTTTTCGTCTACGGGGACTCCACCGGGCTTTCCAAGGCCCTGGCCCCGGAGATCGCCCGGCTGGCCCTGCCCTACTCCGCCACCAGCTTCGCCAGCGAGCTCGCGGACCCCAAGACCTACCCCACCATCTTCGTCTTCGGCCCCACCTACAACGACATGATGGAGGCCCTGCTCCGCCAGATCCGCCTGGAGAAGGCCCGGGCCCGCATCGCCCTGGTGTACTCCAACACCGAGTTCGGCCGCGACCCCATCCCCTACGCCAAGGAGCGGGCCAAGGCCCTGGGCATGGAGGTGGTCCACGAGGAGGTCACCCCCCCCGCCTTCACCGACGCCACCCCCATCGCCCTAAACCTCCGCCGGGCCAACCCCGACTTCGTCATCCTCCAGGGCTACGCCCTTTCCGCCGAGCCCCTCATCCTGAGGGCCGCGCGGGAGCAGGGGCTTAGGGCCAAGTTCATGGGCACCTACTACTCCGCCGAGCTCGCCCTCATCCAGCGGGCGGGCCCGGCGGCGGAGGGCTTCACCGTCACCTACCACAACGCCTACTGGTACGACACCCTGGTGCCCATCGTGGACGAGATGCGGAAGTTCCGCCAACGGAAGGGCCGGGACCTCTCCTACCGCCCCACCTACTACATGGGGAGCCTGGGGGTGGTGCTGGCGGTGGCTGAGGCCCTGCGCCGGGCCGCGGGGGCCGGCAAGCTCACCCGCGCGGGGCTGGTGGAGTACCTGGAGAAGCTGGAGGACTACAACGGCCTGGGCCTGCAGCGGAGCTACCGCTTCGTGAACCACCGCCTGCCCTACACCAAGCTTTACCGGGCCAACGTGGCCAAGGGCCGGTTTGACGCCATCACGGACTGGCTCACCCTGGCATGA